CCTGATCGTCCAAGAATGCTACAAGGCGATTATAAAAAATTGTTTGCTCAATTGAACATTGGCTATTTAAATGATGTTAGTGAATTTGGCTTCGGTGGAAGAATAGTATATCTTTTATATCCGAAATTTAATGTTGTGGATTATGTTAATTTGGGCACTATATACGAAGATGAGTACCCAACGGAATATCAAAATGTCTCATTTATTAATATTGAACCTGCAGTTCAAGCAGGCATCGGACCCCATTGGTGCAGGATATTTATGCAAGGTGGCGTATCAATTTGCTTAAAACCATATAGCACGAGTTATGATATTGCAGGTATTACACATCCAGAGTCTTTTGGAGTGGGTGGTTTTTTTTATAGAATTGGAATGCTAAGTACCTTTGATTTTTTTCCAAGGAAGGCTAAATGATTGAAGGTAAGGTGGTATTATTATCCCACGGCTCCGGAGGGCGTCTTTCCCACGAGTTGATAGAGAAGGTCTTCAAACCCCGGTTCTCAAATTCGATGCTTGACCAGGGGGACGATGCGGCAGAATTTAAAATGCAAAATGCAAATTGCAGAATTGCATTCACTACCGATTCCTATGTGGTCAAGCCACTATTCTTCCCGGGCGGGGATATCGGACGGCTGGCGGTGTGCGGCACGGTCAACGACCTGGCCATGAAGGGCGCCACGCCGTTGTATCTTTCGGTCGGCTTTATCATTGAAGAGGGATTTTCTGTTGAAACCCTGGAGAAAGTGGTTGATTCCATGACTGCCGCCGCCAAGGAAGCCGGGGTATCAATAGTCACCGGAGACACCAAGGTGGTGGACAAGGGAGCCTGCGACGGGTTATTCATCAACACTTCCGGAGTGGGGGTGATCCCCGAAGGCGTCAATGTCTCCGGTTCCCTGGCCGCACCGGGCGATGTGGTGATCATCAGCGGGAACATCGGCGATCACGGGGCGGCGGTGATCAACGCCAGGAACAACTTCGGTCTGAGCGGCAATCTTTTTAGCGATGTGGCACCCCTTAATGGGTTGGTGTCATCGGTGCTGAAGGCAGGGAGCATCCATGTTTTACGCGACCCCACCCGGGGCGGCCTGGCTACCACTCTGAACGAGATCGCCGGGCAGTCCAAGGTGACCATCAATATCGAGGAAGAAAAGATACCCGTTAAGCCGGAGGTCAAAGGCGCCTGCGAGATGCTGGGGCTGGACCCGCTCTATGTGGCCAACGAGGGGAAACTGATCGCCATAGTAGCCAGCGAGGATGCTGAAAGTATTTTAAAAGTCATGCGCCAAGACCCGCTGGGCAAAGAGGCGGCCATCATCGGGAAAGTCGAATCCGGCAAGCCTCAGGTGCTGTTGACCACATTCTTGGGCAGCAGGCGGCCGCTGATGATGCTGGAGGGCGAGGCCCTGCCGCGGATCTGTTGAAAAAATGTCACCCTGAGGGATACTTCTTGCTTAATAAGTTGAACGGGTGACGAGAAACGTCCTACGATCTGCCACGTTTGTAAGTGTACTCAGGATGACAATTAAATATACTAACAGGCCATACAGTAGAGGAGTTTTGTCATGAAGATCGAAGACATCTTAAATAAACAGCGCACCTGCGTTTTTCTGTCCAGCCAGAACAAAAAGGACATCATTGCCGAACTTATCGGCCTGATGGTCAAGGACGGGTTGATAACCGACGGCCGGGAACTGCTGGACTCGGCTATGGAGCGCGAGGGGCTGATGTCCACCGGCATCGGCAAGGGGGTGGCCATTCCCCACGGACGCACCAAGGGGCTAAAGAAGATGACCGGTGCTTTCGGCCTCTGCCGGAACAAGATAGATTTCGGCTCGCTGGACGGCCAGCCGGTGCAGATATTCTTTTTCATCGCCACACCCCAGAGCATAATTGCCGACCACGTCAAGGCGCTGGCCCTGGTGTCGCGCCTGCTGAACCGGGAGGACATCCGGGCCAGGCTGCTGGCGGCGGACGATCCCCAGAAGGTGATGGATATTTTCATGGAAGCCGAAAAGGGCGAGGTCAGGTAAATGAAGTTTCAAGCCAGCAAAGGCACCTATGACGTGATGCCGGACCAGGTCCATATCTGGCAGCACATCGAAACGGTGATCAGGGAGCAGGCCCGGATATACGGATTCAAGGAGATACGGACCCCGGTCTTCGAGGACACCGCGTTGTTTGTCAAGGGCACCGGCGACACCACCGACATCGTCCAAAAGGAGATGTACACCTTCACCGACAAGGGGCAACGTTCCATCACTCTCCGGCCCGAAGGGACGCCGCCGGTTTTAAGGGCTTTGATCGAACACAATTCCCTGAAGGAACAGCCCTATGCAAAGGTTTTCTATCTGGCCCCCATGTTCCGCTACGAGCGGCCCCAGGCCGGACGGATGCGCCAGCACACCCAGTTCGGGGCCGAGGTGTTGGGCAGCCAGAGCCCGCTGGCCGACGTGGAAGTGATTGCGCTGTTATTCTTCACCCTGCAGAAACTGGGACTGGGTGGCTTAAGTTTAAGGCTCAACAGCCTGGGCTGTTCCCAATGCCGGCCGCTTTACCGTCAGAAGCTGATGGAGTATTTCAAACCCATGCTGCCGGGGCTCTGCGACAACTGCCAGGAACGTTATGATCGCAATCCATTAAGGATACTGGACTGCAAGGTTGACCAGGCAAAGTTCAAGGCTGCTCCAGAGATGAAGGACTTTTTATGCGGAGAATGCAAGATCCATTTCCAGACTGTGCAGGACCGACTTAAAGACATTGAGATCCCCTTCACACTGGACAAGAACCTGGTGCGCGGCTTGGACTATTACACCCGGACTGCTTTCGAAGTCGTCTCACAGCACTTGGGTGCCCAGGATGCCCTGGGCGGCGGTGGGCGATACGACGGGCTGATGGAGGAGCTGGGGGGAGATCCGACGCCGGGGGTGGGCTTCGGCTCCGGTTTAGAACGTTATATCCTGGCACTGAAGAACCAGGGGGTGAACCTGCCGTTAGAAAAACGGCCCGATGTCTACATTGCCACATTGGGTGATGAGGCGGTAAAGAAAGGCAGCCTGCTTTGCACACAGCTGCGCCAAAAGGGCCTGATCTGCGAGCAGGAACTTTTAGGCCGTAGTTTAAAGGCCCAGATGCGCGAGGCCGGGCGTCTCAACGCCCGCTACGTGGTACTGATCGGCGAGGACGAGATCAAGAAAGGCGTAGTGACGCTGAAGGACATGGATGGGCATAGCCAGACAGAGGTGCCGCTGGGAGAACTGGTGATCAATGTGCTGAAGTACTGCCAGTGCGAGTGAAGACCTCCCCCAATCCCCTCCGATGCGGAGGGGGACAAACCTAACCCCTGCACCCCTTCCCTCGAGGGAAGGGGACGGGGGATGGGTTTAAAAGAACAGTAATCACTTTAGCGTTTTTAGCAGGAAAGGCTCCCATGTCCGAAAAAATTAAACACTTCAACGCCTACCGGTCCAAGATGAACGACCGGATACTGGCGGCGGAGAATACCGGGATCAAGCGGTTCTTCAATCTGGACACCGCCGCCTACCAGGACGGGGCCCTGCCGGCCAAGACTAAAGAGATGCTGGGGCTGTGCGCCTCCACCGTACTGCGCTGCAACGACTGCATCACCTATCATGTTCTGCAGTGCAAGGAGCTGGGGGTAAGCACCAAGGAATTCGACGAAATCATGAACATCTCGCTGGTGGTGGGAGGGTCCATCACCATACCGCATATACGCAAGGCGTATGAGATGTGGGACGATGGGGAGAAATAATTTTCCGCAAAATACGCGAAAATAAATTATAGGTATATCTGTTGCAAAATAAATGGAGGTTTGCGTTATGGCAGGAAAATACAGATGGATCCCTATTCTTCTTACTTTAGTTACTTTATTAAGCTGCAGCAAGAAAAATCCGGTAGGGAGTGATGGTACAACACAATCGGATTATTATCCAATATCTTCAGGGTCATGGTGGAAGTATTCATCATTTTGGGATTATACGGATTCCATAGGAGAAACTGATACCTTGTCTACCGGTTCTTTGGTTTATGCGCTTTACACAATAACTGCAGGTTATACTATGAAGGTGTATTTACAAAAAACCGATAAGGAAATACGCCGGTATCCTAGCCTGTCAGATACAAACTATATTTTGGTGTTGCTTAAGTATCCTTTATATGTTGGCTTAAAATGGGAAGTGACACCATACCCATTATTAGCGAATTATGATTCTATGTATGTTATTGGCCTTGGTAGCATCACTGTTCCTGCTGGTACTTTCCCAAATTGCTATAAAATATTAAGGAAAAGGGATAATATTAGAGAGGATCCTGTCTCAACTGTAAAATGGTATGCGCCCAATGTTGGCTTTGTTTTTAACCCCGAAGATTCTACGAAACTTATCAGTTATTCAATAAAATAAAGGCTTTATGAAACTTGAAACCTTAGGCAACTGGGAACGCACCCACACCTGCGGGGAGCTTCGTTCTGAACATATCGGCCAGCAGGCAATCCTATGCGGTTGGGTGCATCGCAGCCGCAACCACGGCGGGCTGATATTCATCAACCTGCGGGACCGCTACGGCATCACCCAGGTGGTGTTCGATCCGGCCCAGAACGCCGAACTGACCGAGGCGGCCAAGGAACTGAAGTCCGAATACGTGATCGCAGTCAAGGGCGCGGTGCGGAACCGACCCCAGGGCCAGGCCAATACCAGTATGGCCACCGGGGTGATCGAAGTGCTGGCCGGCGAGGTCAAACTACTCAACAGTTCGGCCGTGCCGCCCTTTGTGATTGAGGACCAGACCACCGCCTCGGAGGACCTGCGCCTTAAATTCCGCTATCTGGACCTGCGGCGTCCGGCGCTGGCTCAGAATATCATCCTGCGGCACAATTTCATCCTGGCGGTGCGCAATTATCTTAGCGCCCAGAATTTTCTAGAGATCGAGACTCCGCTGCTGACCCGTAGCACTCCCGAGGGGGCCCGGGATTATTTAGTTCCCTGCCGGGTCCAGCCGGGCAAATTCTACGCCCTGCCCCAGTCGCCCCAGATATACAAGCAGATATTGATGGTGGCCGGCTTCGACAAGTATTTTCAGATCGCCCGTTGTCTGCGTGACGAGGATTTAAGGGCCGACCGCCAGCCGGAGCATACCCAGATAGACATCGAGATGAGCTTTGCCACCCAGGACAAAGTATTCGCCATGGCCGAGGGGATGTTCAAGGAGGTTTTTTCGCAGGTGGCTGGCATAGAGATCCAGACCCCGTTCCCCAGGCTGGCCTATGCCGAGGCCATGAACCGCTTCGGCTCCGATAAGCCGGATATGCGTTTCGGACTGGAGCTGTGCGACATCGCCGCCGTGGCCGCTAAATCGGAATTTACCGTTTTTAAGCAGGCCCTGGAGAATAAGGGCCAGGTGAAGGGCATCTGCGTGCCGGGCGGGGGAAAATGGTCCCGCAAGGATATCGGCGGGCTGACCGAGTTCGCCAAAATATACGGCGCCAAGGGGCTGGCCTGGGCCAAAGTCTCCGGGGAATCTTTGGAGGGCTCAATAGCCAAATTCTTCGTGGGTGACTTGGGCAAGGAACTGATAAACGTCATGTCCGCCAAGGACGGCGACATCATGCTGTTCGTGGCCGACCAGCCGTCGGTCGTCTTTGCCGCTCTGGGGGCGCTGAGGGTCGAGTGCGCCAAGCGGATGGATATGATCCCCAAGGACAAATTCGCTTTTGCCTGGATCACCGATTTCCCGCTGTTCCATTACAACCAAGAGGAGAAATGCTGGGTGGCCGAGCATCACATGTTCAGCATGCCCAGGGAGGAGCATCTGGAATATCTCGAAACAGATCCCGGTAAAGTGCTTGGTCAGTTGTATGACCTGGTGGCCAATGGCTCCGAGCTGGCCTCGGGCTCCATCCGTATCCACCGCCGCGACATCCAGGAAAAGGTGATGAAGGTGGTGGGGCTTTCGCCCGAAGAAGCCACCAAGAAGTTCGGATTTTTACTGGAGGCTTTTGAGTATGGCGCACCGCCGCACGGCGGCATAGCTCCCGGGCTGGACCGGATCCTGACCATGATCACCGGAGGGGACAGCATCCGCGATGTGATCGCCTTTCCCAAGACCACTTCCGGCAGCGGCCTGATGGAGGGCAGTCCCTCTGAGGTGGACGAGCGGCAGCTTAAGGATCTGCATATTAAGACGATCTAGGCGTTAACCATCCCCATTCCGGGCGGTGTTAAAATTTATTGACATTTATCCCGTTTTGGAATATACTAAGTATTCTCAAAAAATGGCAACGATTTTGGAAACTTATTACAGGAGTTAAAGATACAACATGGTAGAGATCAGATGGCACGGTCGGGGAGGCCAGGGCGCCAAGACCGCCGCACTGCTGTTTGCCGATGCCGCTTTGTCGGTCGGTAAGTACGTGCAGGCCTTTCCCGAGTACGGACCGGAGAGGATGGGGGCTCCGGTGCAGTCTTTCAATAGGATTGACGACCAGCCCATACTCATGCATTGTCCGGTTAAATCTCCCAGCGTGGTGGTGGTGCTGGATCCCACCCTGATGGCCTCGATCAACGTTACCGCCGGCCTGGGCCAGGAGGGAACCCTGATCATCAACACCGGGCTGAGCGTAGCGGAGATAAAAAAAAGCGTCAAGTTTGACGGCAAGATATTTACGGTGGACGCCTCCAAGATATCCGAGGAGACCATCGGCAGGAGGATCCCCAATACTCCGATGCTGGCCGCCTTGGTCAAGGTTACCGGGATGCTGGATTTTGACAGCATGCTAGAGGACACCCAGAAGAAACTGGCCAAAAAATTCGCCCACCGGCCGGAGGTGATCGAGGGGAACATCCAATCCATGAAGCGGGCGGCACAGGAGGTAAAATCGGCATGAGCGAACTGAAGAAATATAAGGAACTGGCCCTGGGGGGCAATATAGAAAAGGGCGGCACAGCCGTCGATTTCAAGACCGGGGACTGGAGAAGCTCCCGCCCGATCTATAACCCGGAGAACTGCATCCAGTGCCTGTTCTGCTGGGTATACTGCCCGGATTCGGCCGTCATACTAAAGGACGGCAAGGTCACAGGCTTCAATCTGGAGCACTGCAAGGGCTGCGGCATCTGCGCCCACGAGTGCCCGGGAAAGAAGAAGGTCAAGGCCATTACCATGGAAGAGGAGGTCAAATAGCATGCAGAAGATCATTTTGGCCAAGACCGGCAACGAGGCCATGGCTCTGGCTATGAAGCAGATCAATCCCGACGTGGTGGCCGCCTATCCCATCACCCCGGCCACCGAGATCGTCCAGATATTCTCCCAATACGTGGCCGACGGCGAGGTCAAGACCGAGTTCGTGGCGGTGGAGTCCGAGCACTCGGCCATGTCTGCCTGCATCGGATCGGCCGCAGCCGGGGCCCGCACCATGACCGGCACCAGTTCCCAGGGCCTGGCCCTGATGTACGAGATGGTCTACATCGCGGCCGGCTTGCGACTGCCCATAGTAATAGCCAATGTCAACCGGGCGCTGTCGGCCCCCATCAACATCCACTGCGATCATTCCGACTCCATGGGCTGCCGCGATGCCGGCTGGATCCACATTTTCTCCGAGAACGCCCAGGAGGCCTACGATAACATGATCCAGGCGATGCGGATAGCAGAGCACAAGGACGTCCGTCTGCCGGTGATGGTCACCACCGACGGCTTCATCATCTCCCACGGCATGGAGCGGATAGATACCCTGTCGGACGCCGAGGTCCAGAAGTTCATCGGCGATTACGACCCCATGATGCACCTGTTGGACGTCAAGAAGCCCTTTACTATCGGTGCCATCAACCTGACCGACTATTATTTTGAGCATCGCCGGGCCATGGTGGATGCCCAGAACAACGCCCTGAAAGTCATCAAGGAAGTGGGCACCGAATTCGGCCAGAAGTTCGATACCGGCTACGACCTGATAGAAAAATATCAGTTGGACGACGCCGAGGTGGCCATCGTGGCACTGGGCTCCACCTGCGGCACCGCCAAGGTGGTCATTGATAAACTGCGGAAGCAGGGGGTCAAGGCCGGACTGCTCAAGGTTCGCGTATTCCGGCCGTTTCCCACGGAAGAGATCGTAAAAGCGTTGGAGAACATAAAGACGGTGGCGGTGCTGGATCGCTCCGATTCGGTGGGCGGTTTCGGCGGCCCGGTGTTCACCGAGGTCCGTTCGGCCCTCTACGGCTCAGCCAAGCGTCCCCAGATCGCGGGCGTGGTCTACGGCCTGGGCGGGCGGGAGATAGACATGGAGATGATCGAAGGTTTGTTCCTGGACCTGAAGGCCGGCAAGGTCAAGGCCGATTCGGTGAACTATCTGGGGGTCAGGGAGTAGACCTAAAAGAATACAGAATTTAGAATTCTGAAGTAAGAATTTTATTACAAGGAATATAAAAATGGCAAATCTTAAAGAACTGGCGGCCAGGGGCGATAAATTCACCGGGGGACACCGGGCCTGCGCCGGGTGCGGGGCCACTATCGTGGCCCGCCAGGCTCTGCTGGCCGCCGGCGACAAGCCGGTAGTGACCACCTGCGCCACCGGCTGTCTGGAGGTGGTATCCACCATCTTCCCCTATACCGCCTGGGACGTGCCCTTTATTCACAGCGCCTTCGAGAACTCGGCGGCCACCATCTCCGGGGTGGAGGCGGCCTACCAGTCGTTGCATCGCCAGGGCAAGATCAAAGAGGACATCCGGTTCATCGCCTTCGGCGGCGACGGAGGCACCTACGATATCGGGCTGCAGGCGCTTTCAGGCGCCATGGAACGGGGCCACAATATGCTGTACATCTGCTACGACAACCAGGCCTACATGAACACCGGGATCCAGCGCTCCTCGGCCACCCCCAAGGGCAGCTCCACCACCACCAGCCCCAACGGGAAAAAGATACCCGGCAAGGTCCAGTTCCGCAAGAACCTGACCGAGATCATGGCGGCTCACGGCATACCCTATGTGGCCCAGAGCGTGGTGGGCAACTGGTCGGACTTCACCAAAAAGGTGGAAAAAGCCCTGGCCAAGGGCGGCCCGGCCTTCATTGCCATACTACAGCCCTGCCGCTTGGGCTGGGGCTATCCGCCGGAGTTGACCGCCGAATTGGGCCGGCTGGCGGTGGAGACCAATTTCTGGCCGCTGTACGAGGTGGAGGACGGCCAGTACAAGCTGAACTACACCCCCAAGGAACGAAAGCCCATAGACGAATGGATGTTCCAGCAGGAACGCTTCCGCCATTTAAAGAAACCCGAACATCAGACCATCATCGCCCAGATACAGAAGGACATTGATGCCCGTTGGGAGCATCTGAACAAAAAATGTTCCCTGTAAAATATTTACCTTTTATAATGAGGTATTGAAAAGTGTCGGAAAATGTAAATGTCTTTGAAGACGATTTCTGGACGATCAGCGAGAAGCTGAACGAGCTTCTCAAGAACACCAATGCCCTGTCGGTGCTGTTGATCGACAAGGCCGGACAGCTGATCACCACGGCCGGAGACATCAGCCAGCTGGACACCACCTCTTTCGCCTCGCTGTCGGCGGCGGACTTCGCCGCCACCAGCCAGCTGGCCATGCTGGTTGGGGAGAAGGAATTCGCCACCCTGTTTCACCAGGGGGAAAAGCAGAACATCTACGTGGCCTCCATCGAGGCCCGGGTAATGCTGGCGGTGGTGTTCGACCAGCGGACCACTTTGGGCCTGGTCCGGGTCAGGGTCAAGCAGACGGTGGCCGAGCTGATCAAGCTTTTCCAGGCCATATTCTCCAAACTGGAGGGCGGCCCGGGATCCGGCGGCCCGTCTCCTCTGGGCAGTGATTTCGCCTCGGAGGCCGAGTCCGAGGTGGACAACCTTTTCAAGTGAGCGGGAGGATTTGTTGTGTCTTTAATTAATTACTCATCCCGCGAGATCAACTGCAAGGTCGTGTATTACGGCTGCGGGCTGTGCGGCAAGACCACCAACATCAAATACATATACTCCAAAGTGGCGCCGGAAGCCAAGGGCAAGCTGATCTCCCTGGCCACCGAGTTGGACCGCACATTGTTCTTTGACTTCATGCCGCTGGACCTGGGGAGCATCAAGGGCTTCAAGACCCGGTTCCATCTTTACACCGTGCCGGGGCAGGTATTTTACAATGCCAGCCGCAAGCTGATCCTGAAAGGGGTGGACGGGGTGGTATTCGTGGCCGACTCCCAGGTGGAGCGGCTGGACGCCAATTTGGAATCCATCGCCAATCTGCGGGACAATCTGGCCGAGAACGGGTTTAACATTGAGACCATACCCTTCATCATTCAGTACAACAAGCGGGATTTGCCTAATATCGCTTCGGTGGACGAATTGCGGACCCAACTTAATAAATGGGGGGTGCCGGATTTCGAGACGGTGGCTCATCAGGGTTACGGGGTGTTCGAGACCCTGAAGGAAGTGGCCAAGAAGGTGCTGAGGAATTTGGGTTAGCCAGGAATATAACAAAAAGCCGTTGGGAAACCCCAACGGCTTTTTTGATCTGGTCGGATTTCAATGGCAGTCATGGGTGGTGCAGACCGTTATAGCCGAGAATTCCGGCAATGAATTGTTTTTGAAGGCGGCCACCAGCTGCTCCACTGTTTTTCCGGTTGCTTTTAAAATTTTTATCCCGGAGGCATTGAGTTTGTTCAATGCCCCGGCTCCTATGCCGGCGCAGACCACGGCATCTATCTCATGCCCGGCCAGTGATTTTAAGGGCTGACACATGCCGTGGGAGTGGTGTTCGTTCTGGTTCTTTACCGATTGCAGAGAGCCGGTTTCGGTGTCGACGATCAAGAAAAAGGGCGCCCCGCCGAAATGACCACTGATGGCGGATTTTAATCCCAGATCATCGCTGGTTGGTATGCATAGCTTCATTTTATTCTCCTTATACATTTGTTGGTTCTTGTATCATCTGAAATATTTATGTTTCCGCCCTCGATCCGAAGGGCCTTGGAATTGACCAGGGCGTCGGCCACCTTTTTACGGGCGCTTTTGAGAATATTGCCGAAGGTCTGCCTGGATACCCCCATCCGGGGGGCGGCTTCCTCCTGATAGCGCTCTTCCAGATCGGCCAGCCGCAGGCTCTCCAATTCGTCGAAGGTCAATATCACCTCGTCCAGCATTGTCATAGGAATGGCCCGGGGCTTGAAGTAGACCGCCTCCGGCCGGTGGCTGACGTTTCTGAATTTACAGGGCCGGGACATAGACTCTCCAAACAGTTATTAGCATATGCCAATTATACATATCCCGGCCCCCGTTGTCAAGTACTAACGGGTAAATTATCGTTGACACGATGCCGGGATATGTCATATCATATAATTTTGAAGATGGCCCTGATCATCAATCATAGGACGAGTTCCGATGCACAAATACAATCCCGCCATACTTTGGCTCAAATCCGGAAGGAGCCAGCCTGGATACTACGCCTTTGATGTCCACCTGAGGAAGGGAGAGGTGCTGGAACTTACCGGCCGCTGGGCCGAGGCGGAAGCGATCTACGGCCAGAGCTTGGAGCAGGCCCGTTCCGCCGGGCATTCCGAGTGCCTGGCTAGGAGCCAGAGCAAAATGGGCAAGATGCTGCATAACCGGGGCGAATCGGGTCACGCCATGGAGCTGCTTGGCGCCGCCCGCGATCATTACCAGTCGACCGGGGATTCCAGGAGTCTATCCGAGGTTCTCAACAAGATAGGCAACAGCCACAGCCAGCAGGGAAATTATGAATTGGCCCTGGAGTGCTTTGAAAGATCCCTGGAACTGGCGGCCGCCTGCCAGGACCGGGCCGGGATGTCCATCGCTATGAACAACCTGGGCAACATCTACGGCGATATGGGCGACAGCCTCAAATCCCTGGAGTATTACCAAAGGGCCTTCCAAGCCGACGACCAGGCCGGGGATCGTCTTAACGCCTGTATAGACAAGGGCAATATGGGGTGGGTGTACCTGTCCCTGGGGGATTACCGCCGGGCCCTGGAATGCTGGGAACACCTGATTAAATGGGCAAGGTATTTTGGGGATAAACATTCGTTGAGCATCGCTCTGGGAAACATGTCGGCGGTTCAGGTGATGCTGGGGCATCATCAAAAGGGAATGGAGGGCATTCGGGCCCGGCTTAAAATAGCCGGCGAATTGGGCGATAAAAAAGGCTTAAGTCTCAGTTACAGCCACCTGGGCAGTATCCATTTGATAAATCGGGATTATGGCCAGGCGATTGAGGCTTATGACCGGGCCATCGGCCTGGCCCGGGAGATCGGACTGAAATATTACCTGACAATGTTTCTGCAGGAGGCTGGCGAGGCGCATTTCGAACTGGGTGAATATGCGAAGGCTGAAAAATTATGCCGAGAATCTCTTGAGATCGCCCAATCGATCAATAAAAAGGATACAATCTTCAAATGCCATCTGCTCCAGGCAAAGCTTGTCGGGATCAAGGACAAAGAAGAAGGGATCCGGCTAATCGGGGAACTTCTGGCTGAGGCCGAACAGCCGGATCAGCAGGCGGTGATAAATTTTGAGCTGTTCAAGCTGGCCAATGATGAGCAATGCCGCAAGAAGGCCCTGGAAATCTATTCCCGGCTTTACGAAAAGACCCCGGATATTGATTATAAGAAGAAGATGGAGGAGTTGACAAGTTAAGTTTAGGTCAAAGTGATTCTATCCCAGGCAGCAATGCCTGGGCTTTTTATCGCCATTTGCATAATCCTTTTATATATGATACAATGACGGCTTCAATATGCAGAATTCAAGCCACATAGAGGGGATTCTCCCCTTAATCAACAAGCCGGGGCGGTATACCAATAACGAGCTCAACGCCGTTCACAAGGACTGGGACCAGGCCGAGGTGCGCCTGGCGCTGGCCTTTCCGGATCTTTACGAGATAGGCATGTCCGGGCTGGGGCTGGCCATCCTGTACACCATCGTCAACAAACTACCCTATGCCCTGGCCGAGCGTTCCTATTCGGCCGATATAGACCTGGAAGCCAAACTCCGGGAGCAGAACATTCCCCTGTGGGCCTGGGAGAGCAAGCGTCCGCTAAAGGATTTTGATATCCTGGGCATCACTCTGCAGACCGAGCTGGGCTATACCAACGTTCTCAATATGCTGGATCTGGCCCAGGTGCCCATCAGATCAATTGACCGCAGGGAGGGCCACCCCATCGTCATCGGCGGCGGTTCCTGCTGCGCCAACCCCGAGCCGATGGCTCCGTTCTTCGACTGTTTTGTCATCGGCGATGGTGAGGAGGTCATAATTGAGATCTGCCAGGCCATGCGGGAGGCCAAGAAAAATAAAGAAGATAGAAAACAGAAGATAGAAAGGCTGGCTAAGATATCCGGGGTCTATGTTCCGGCCATTCACTCGTCAAGCGACTCGATAAAAAAACGCACCATCCCAAACCTGAAGATAGAGGATGCCCCGCATCCCCCCATAGTTCCATTGGTAGAAGTGACCCACGACAGGTTTACAGTGGAGATCACCCGGGGCTGCACCAGGGGATGCCGTTTCTGCCAGGCCGGGATGATCTACCGCCCGGTGCGCTACCGCTCCCAGGAGGACATAGTCAAGCTGGCCAAGGAGGGCATCGCCGCCAGCGGCTGGGACGACATCTCGCTGCTGTCGCTGTCCACCAATGATTACCCCGATTTTTTGGGACTGCTCAATAAGCTCAACGGCTGTTTTGCCAGCCGGCGGGTTTCCATCTCGGTGCCGTCATTGCGGCTGGATTCCTTCAATCAGGAGGTGGCCTTGGCCCTGA
Above is a genomic segment from Candidatus Edwardsbacteria bacterium containing:
- the hypE gene encoding hydrogenase expression/formation protein HypE encodes the protein MEGKVVLLSHGSGGRLSHELIEKVFKPRFSNSMLDQGDDAAEFKMQNANCRIAFTTDSYVVKPLFFPGGDIGRLAVCGTVNDLAMKGATPLYLSVGFIIEEGFSVETLEKVVDSMTAAAKEAGVSIVTGDTKVVDKGACDGLFINTSGVGVIPEGVNVSGSLAAPGDVVIISGNIGDHGAAVINARNNFGLSGNLFSDVAPLNGLVSSVLKAGSIHVLRDPTRGGLATTLNEIAGQSKVTINIEEEKIPVKPEVKGACEMLGLDPLYVANEGKLIAIVASEDAESILKVMRQDPLGKEAAIIGKVESGKPQVLLTTFLGSRRPLMMLEGEALPRIC
- a CDS encoding PTS sugar transporter subunit IIA, with the protein product MKIEDILNKQRTCVFLSSQNKKDIIAELIGLMVKDGLITDGRELLDSAMEREGLMSTGIGKGVAIPHGRTKGLKKMTGAFGLCRNKIDFGSLDGQPVQIFFFIATPQSIIADHVKALALVSRLLNREDIRARLLAADDPQKVMDIFMEAEKGEVR
- the hisS gene encoding histidine--tRNA ligase, whose amino-acid sequence is MKFQASKGTYDVMPDQVHIWQHIETVIREQARIYGFKEIRTPVFEDTALFVKGTGDTTDIVQKEMYTFTDKGQRSITLRPEGTPPVLRALIEHNSLKEQPYAKVFYLAPMFRYERPQAGRMRQHTQFGAEVLGSQSPLADVEVIALLFFTLQKLGLGGLSLRLNSLGCSQCRPLYRQKLMEYFKPMLPGLCDNCQERYDRNPLRILDCKVDQAKFKAAPEMKDFLCGECKIHFQTVQDRLKDIEIPFTLDKNLVRGLDYYTRTAFEVVSQHLGAQDALGGGGRYDGLMEELGGDPTPGVGFGSGLERYILALKNQGVNLPLEKRPDVYIATLGDEAVKKGSLLCTQLRQKGLICEQELLGRSLKAQMREAGRLNARYVVLIGEDEIKKGVVTLKDMDGHSQTEVPLGELVINVLKYCQCE
- a CDS encoding carboxymuconolactone decarboxylase family protein, which produces MSEKIKHFNAYRSKMNDRILAAENTGIKRFFNLDTAAYQDGALPAKTKEMLGLCASTVLRCNDCITYHVLQCKELGVSTKEFDEIMNISLVVGGSITIPHIRKAYEMWDDGEK
- the aspS gene encoding aspartate--tRNA ligase, translated to MKLETLGNWERTHTCGELRSEHIGQQAILCGWVHRSRNHGGLIFINLRDRYGITQVVFDPAQNAELTEAAKELKSEYVIAVKGAVRNRPQGQANTSMATGVIEVLAGEVKLLNSSAVPPFVIEDQTTASEDLRLKFRYLDLRRPALAQNIILRHNFILAVRNYLSAQNFLEIETPLLTRSTPEGARDYLVPCRVQPGKFYALPQSPQIYKQILMVAGFDKYFQIARCLRDEDLRADRQPEHTQIDIEMSFATQDKVFAMAEGMFKEVFSQVAGIEIQTPFPRLAYAEAMNRFGSDKPDMRFGLELCDIAAVAAKSEFTVFKQALENKGQVKGICVPGGGKWSRKDIGGLTEFAKIYGAKGLAWAKVSGESLEGSIAKFFVGDLGKELINVMSAKDGDIMLFVADQPSVVFAALGALRVECAKRMDMIPKDKFAFAWITDFPLFHYNQEEKCWVAEHHMFSMPREEHLEYLETDPGKVLGQLYDLVANGSELASGSIRIHRRDIQEKVMKVVGLSPEEATKKFGFLLEAFEYGAPPHGGIAPGLDRILTMITGGDSIRDVIAFPKTTSGSGLMEGSPSEVDERQLKDLHIKTI
- a CDS encoding 2-oxoacid:acceptor oxidoreductase family protein; translated protein: MVEIRWHGRGGQGAKTAALLFADAALSVGKYVQAFPEYGPERMGAPVQSFNRIDDQPILMHCPVKSPSVVVVLDPTLMASINVTAGLGQEGTLIINTGLSVAEIKKSVKFDGKIFTVDASKISEETIGRRIPNTPMLAALVKVTGMLDFDSMLEDTQKKLAKKFAHRPEVIEGNIQSMKRAAQEVKSA
- a CDS encoding 4Fe-4S dicluster domain-containing protein codes for the protein MSELKKYKELALGGNIEKGGTAVDFKTGDWRSSRPIYNPENCIQCLFCWVYCPDSAVILKDGKVTGFNLEHCKGCGICAHECPGKKKVKAITMEEEVK